The window ATTCGACAGCGAAAGCGTTGGAATGACACAATTAAGTCCGCCCCAATAAAATTGCCGTACTGCTTTAACCTTAGAAACTAAAGCCGTTTCTTCTATTACGGCAGACATGCATTTATTTAATAACATACTGTACGGCAGTATGCGGCGGTTTTAAATCAGGCTCATCTAAATGTATGAGTATTTTTGAACCGTAAAATATTAATACTTCCATGTAAAAATGTTATTTATATTTTAATCTTTTCCGTTGCGTCCATTTTATCCCTCAACACGGAAAAGATTTTTTAACCGTCATGAATATAATTGTTTTTGTGTTATTTAATTCCGCTTTTAAAGTCAGTTCCTATGATTTTTCAATAATAAATCCAATAATCCATTCTGCCGTAAAAAAGTAAATACCTCCGGCCCAATCCACTTATTGTCCGGAGGTATTATCATAATTACTATGGAAGCTCAGTGGTATAGCCTAAAACTTCCTTTTGTTCAAACCATGGCTTTTGCAAGCCGTAGTATCATACTTTCACTGTAACGGTAAAAAGATAAATACATCATTGTGTTATCGTCAAAACCGCATTTTTCCTGAATAATTTTTTTAGCTTCCTCCAAAGTCATATCTTTTTCTTCCACGTGCGTCCCTCCTAAGTTATTCAGTCCGTTTTCCTTTATAATCGCGGCATAATCCTTATAGGCCCTGTCCATATCTACATAGCCGTATATTCCGTTTACGGCTCCCTTATCCGTATACTGCCACATGCCTACATTCCCTTTATATGTGTAATCTCCGGAAGTATACTGCGCAAGCCATACGTCAAACCTCTTTAATCTGCCGTTCATAATAAGTTTGTTTTCCAGCCAGTATTTGCTTGCATATAAAATTGCATAATACCCGGCTGCTTCAATTTTTTCTAAAAACGCCGATGCAATATCCGTAATCCGTTCACGGCTAAGCGATGCTTGTACACTGTCCTCAATGTCCAAAGCTATAGGATATGTGAATTTATATCCCTTTATTAAATTCAAAAAATATTCGGCCTGTGAAGAAGCTTCAAATACATTTGCCGCAGAACAATAATAATATGCGCCTATGTCAATACCCGCATCAGCGGCCCCAACGGCATTACGCCTGAAATACGGATCCTCGTTTGCGTTGCCGTATCCGGCTCTTATCATTGCAAACCGAATTCCTTGGTTCTTAACACCCCTCCAATTTACAGTGTTTTGCCATCTGCTTACATCTATGCCTGTTATCATAAAACGCCCCCTTTAATCGGACTTGCTATAGTATATGAACAACAATCGTATACGTTACAAAATAACACAAAATATTCACTGCCGGCAGTATAAAAAAAGCGTACTTTTTCATGCATAAAACAGGCCGACTCTTTGATAATCCTATCATAAGTTTTTAAATTACCCATATATCCCTATTTCAATATTAATTGGCAACTCTTATTTTACAATAACCAAACTCTGTATTTTTTGCATCCAATTATTTTATATTCTGTTGTAACTCATGATTGTCAAACTTTTCACTATGCCCGTTCCGTTTCTTATGCATGGACATAAAAATACAATGTAAGCGCGATAACGGCGCGGCATATAACAACATCCGTTTTATATTTACAATTGCACCCGATTAATTCATTCAAAACAAAAAGACAATTTATTTCTTTATCAAAATAAATTGTCTTGCCGTTTTTTAATCTCTATAGTTTTCTTTGTAAATAATTATATCATTAATAAATAATGCCGCCGTTTTTCATCGCTTATTGTCAATCATCTTGTTAAAAGCTCTGACGCATTGCTTATGCAAACGGCCTTCGGCAAACCTTAAACCGATAAAATCCATGGAAATCAAGCAAAAATTAAATACTATACTGTTCCACAACAAATAAAAAGCTATGTATTTCAAATATTAAATTCACATATCTGTATATTTTTCAATATAAGCCGGTATTAAGACTCTTCCATTTGCTGTGATGCCGCAACTCTTTTGTATAATTACATATAAACTCATTAAATTTAGAACTTATAAGAGTTTCCTTTGTTTTTAATCTCTTCTGTCAAAAAAAAGGCCCCATTAACAATGTAGGCCTTTAAATTGTTTCCGGCTTAAAAATATACCGATATTCTTTATCCATTCCAACAATTCCAAATATAATTTAAAAATTACCGGTTAACAGCTATATTCTATTATATTCCATAAACGCAATTGAGTATTTACCCAATCCATAAACCGCATCAATACATCCTTTTTACATTAAACCATACATCCGTCGGCAGAAATTACCTGACCGGTAACAAAAGAAGCCCTGTCGCTTGCAAGGTAAACGGCCAAATCCGCTACTTCATTTGTTTTTCCGAAACGCATCAGCGAAATTTCATTAGTTAAAATCTCTTTTTCTTCCGGATTAAGAAATTCGTTCATTTTTGTATCTATCACTCCGGCCGCAATAGCGTTTACCCTTATTCCGCTTGGCCCCACTTCTTTTGCCATAGCTTTTGTAAAAGAATTTACGGCTCCTTTTGTAGCCGAATAAACGGCCTCGCACGACGCCCCGCGTTCTCCCCATATCGACGATATATTTATAATTGTGCCGCTTTTTCGGCTAATCATCTTAGGCAAAGCCAAATGCGTGCAATTTATACATGATTTTATATTTACATTTATTAATTTATCCCACTCTTCGGGAACCATATCGGTAAAAATCCCAACATGCGATATGCCGGCATTATTTACAAGTATATCAACATTGCCGTATATATTTGTTATATTCGCAAACATTTCTTTGCAGCTTTGATAATCCGAAACATCAGCGAGATATGAATATGAATAACATCCCATTGCCTTTAATTCTTCCTGGGCTTTAAGAAGTTCGTCAGAACTTACGGAAGCATTAAGCACAATATTGCACCCTTCTTTGGCAAAAGCAAAAGCAACCGCCTTTCCTATGCCTCGGGACGAACCTGTTACAAGCGCTGTTTTTCCCTTTAAATTCATGAAATCGCTCCTTCCAATATCCCATTCTTATGTTTACATATAATAATGTAACATTTTTCGATATTTTAGGCAAGCGGAACTTGGAGTATTTTATAAAGAAGGTTCAAAACCATCAGATTTTGAGGAAACGGTCTATCCATATTCCAATACCCCGCCCCGGCAAAACCATATTCGTCAATAAGTTTAAGCTTTGCTTCTATGCTTCTTGCATCTTCAAACCATACCTCGCAGAACGTTCCGTTGACATCGGTAAAATTATAAAATGGAGATTGAGCTGTTTCGTCATATTCTATCTGTGCGCCATATTCCGCCGCTATTTCCACAGCCATTACGTTTGAAAGAGAAGTTGCCTTCGACTCTCCCTTGACATACGGCAATGTCCATAAATATCCGTATGTTGGCACTCCCATAAGTATTTGATCAGCAGGAATTTCCGTTATGGCATAATCAAGCACTTCCCTCACTTTATTAATCGGAGCTACGGCCATCGGCGGGCCATATGTATATCCCCATTCATACGTCATAACAAAAGAATAATTGGCCGCCGCGCCGATTCCCAAATAGTCATGGCCGACATATGAAGGCCCCTGCTGGTTGGAACTTGTTTTGGGGGCAAGCGCCGCAATAACAATGTATCCGCGTATATTGAGCCTGTTTGTAAGTTTAGCCACAAAGTTCACATAATTTTGTCTGTCTGACGCCGGAACAAACTCAAAATCTATATCTAACCCGTGATAACCTTTTGTTTCCAAAGTAATAAGTATATTTTCTATCAGTATATCCTGAAGCTCATAACTGTTAAGAATAAGGCTTGCAAGGTCACTGCTGAATATACCGTTTTTATCAAGAGTAGATAAATGCATAAGCGGAGCTGTTCCCATAAGCTTTGCAGCGGAAATTATATCCGTATCGTCAGTGCCGATGAGCGTCCCGTCATCATTTATTCCATAAGTAAATATAGTGACATATGTAAGGTATGGCAGGACGCTTTTTAAATAAGTTTGATTA of the Anaerotignum faecicola genome contains:
- a CDS encoding glycosyl hydrolase family 18 protein, yielding MIIHVVKPGETLFSISEEYNLSGEYIQNINQLPNPNNLVVGQTIIIARPNIVHVVKHGDDLWSISKTYNVSVTTLLRNNPYLSSRLMVTGDIIVIEFEDVPIGTTKVNGYVYSNVNQTYLKSVLPYLTYVTIFTYGINDDGTLIGTDDTDIISAAKLMGTAPLMHLSTLDKNGIFSSDLASLILNSYELQDILIENILITLETKGYHGLDIDFEFVPASDRQNYVNFVAKLTNRLNIRGYIVIAALAPKTSSNQQGPSYVGHDYLGIGAAANYSFVMTYEWGYTYGPPMAVAPINKVREVLDYAITEIPADQILMGVPTYGYLWTLPYVKGESKATSLSNVMAVEIAAEYGAQIEYDETAQSPFYNFTDVNGTFCEVWFEDARSIEAKLKLIDEYGFAGAGYWNMDRPFPQNLMVLNLLYKILQVPLA
- a CDS encoding glycoside hydrolase family 25 protein, whose amino-acid sequence is MITGIDVSRWQNTVNWRGVKNQGIRFAMIRAGYGNANEDPYFRRNAVGAADAGIDIGAYYYCSAANVFEASSQAEYFLNLIKGYKFTYPIALDIEDSVQASLSRERITDIASAFLEKIEAAGYYAILYASKYWLENKLIMNGRLKRFDVWLAQYTSGDYTYKGNVGMWQYTDKGAVNGIYGYVDMDRAYKDYAAIIKENGLNNLGGTHVEEKDMTLEEAKKIIQEKCGFDDNTMMYLSFYRYSESMILRLAKAMV
- a CDS encoding SDR family oxidoreductase; translated protein: MNLKGKTALVTGSSRGIGKAVAFAFAKEGCNIVLNASVSSDELLKAQEELKAMGCYSYSYLADVSDYQSCKEMFANITNIYGNVDILVNNAGISHVGIFTDMVPEEWDKLINVNIKSCINCTHLALPKMISRKSGTIINISSIWGERGASCEAVYSATKGAVNSFTKAMAKEVGPSGIRVNAIAAGVIDTKMNEFLNPEEKEILTNEISLMRFGKTNEVADLAVYLASDRASFVTGQVISADGCMV